A genomic window from Shewanella vesiculosa includes:
- a CDS encoding AMP-binding protein, with the protein MPYDADSTLDLDQYSSIVDLIETACEKFAGNTAYACLGKSTTFSEIERDSRYFASYLQHCTSLQAGDRVAIQLPNITQFVIAAYGVIRAGMVLVNTNPMYTERELIHQFNDSGAKALIVLSDLLPTLTKVIDNTAIELVISTHAMDLIQPQGQPETPFSKVEFMAVLAEGAKHPYNPIKPNHDDLIALQYTGGTTGLSKGAMLNHGNLLANSGQVKSRIASTMNEGHDVFVAPLPIYHIYAFMVNLVLYFESGGCSVLIPNPRDIAGLINTMKAYPFTGFAGLNTLFVGLCHQPEFKALDFSRMKITISGGTALTSAAANLWQQTTGCMISEGYGLSETSPVVSLNAPGHQRLGTIGKPVLGTEVRVLDMDDNEVAIGQAGELAVRGPQVMQGYWHKAEETANVMTKDGFFKTGDIGIASVDGYHTIVDRKKDMIIVSGFNVYPNEVEDVLASHELVLECAVVGVEDERSGEAVKAVIVLKQPPTDIEAVKQTINDYCRSQLTAYKVPRIIEFTEQLPKSTVGKVLRRELRKSA; encoded by the coding sequence ATGCCTTATGATGCTGATTCAACACTCGACCTAGATCAATACTCATCCATTGTTGATTTAATCGAAACAGCGTGTGAAAAGTTCGCTGGCAATACTGCGTATGCTTGTCTTGGTAAAAGCACCACCTTTAGTGAAATAGAACGTGATTCACGCTATTTTGCCAGCTACTTACAGCATTGCACCTCATTGCAAGCGGGTGACAGAGTCGCAATCCAACTGCCTAATATTACTCAGTTTGTCATTGCGGCTTATGGGGTTATTCGCGCGGGGATGGTGCTCGTGAATACAAATCCTATGTACACAGAACGTGAACTAATTCATCAATTTAATGACTCAGGGGCTAAAGCCTTAATTGTATTATCTGATCTATTACCAACATTAACTAAGGTTATCGATAACACCGCTATCGAGTTAGTTATTTCAACGCATGCAATGGACCTTATTCAGCCACAAGGCCAGCCAGAAACACCATTTAGTAAAGTAGAATTTATGGCCGTGCTTGCTGAAGGTGCCAAACATCCATATAACCCAATAAAACCCAACCATGATGACTTAATTGCACTGCAATACACTGGCGGCACAACCGGTTTGTCCAAAGGTGCTATGCTCAATCATGGCAACCTTTTAGCCAACTCAGGCCAAGTGAAATCGCGAATTGCCAGCACCATGAACGAAGGGCATGATGTATTTGTCGCGCCATTACCGATTTATCATATCTATGCTTTTATGGTTAACTTAGTCCTGTATTTTGAATCAGGTGGTTGCTCAGTATTAATCCCTAATCCTCGCGACATTGCAGGGTTGATCAATACTATGAAAGCTTATCCCTTTACTGGGTTTGCAGGCTTAAACACATTATTTGTCGGTTTATGTCATCAACCCGAATTTAAAGCCTTAGATTTCAGCAGAATGAAAATAACCATTTCAGGTGGTACCGCCTTAACCAGCGCCGCGGCTAATTTGTGGCAACAAACTACTGGTTGTATGATTTCAGAAGGCTATGGTTTGTCTGAAACATCACCTGTCGTCAGCCTTAATGCACCTGGTCATCAGCGTCTTGGCACTATTGGCAAACCCGTTTTGGGCACTGAAGTGCGAGTGCTTGATATGGATGACAATGAAGTGGCTATCGGTCAAGCAGGAGAACTTGCTGTTCGCGGACCTCAGGTGATGCAAGGGTATTGGCATAAAGCCGAAGAAACCGCTAACGTCATGACTAAAGACGGCTTTTTCAAAACCGGCGATATTGGTATTGCCAGTGTTGATGGTTATCACACCATTGTCGATCGTAAAAAAGACATGATTATTGTCTCGGGCTTTAACGTCTATCCTAATGAAGTTGAAGACGTACTTGCAAGCCATGAGCTAGTGCTAGAGTGTGCGGTCGTCGGGGTGGAAGATGAACGTTCTGGCGAAGCGGTAAAAGCAGTGATTGTATTAAAACAGCCGCCAACGGATATTGAGGCAGTAAAACAGACAATTAATGATTATTGTCGAAGCCAACTCACGGCTTATAAAGTCCCACGTATTATTGAATTTACCGAACAACTGCCAAAAAGCACAGTAGGTAAAGTTTTACGTCGTGAATTACGCAAGTCTGCTTGA
- a CDS encoding TonB-dependent siderophore receptor: MMQSKKSKFGISSLSLAISFALAGTVISSQAFAEDEEAVNKENVEKIAVVGSRAAPRSIGDSPVPIDIISSDDLKKNGSTDMIDMLVTSVPSFNSRAQPISDAATLVRPVNLRGLPSDSTLILVNGKRRHRASVIAFQGGGINDGAQGPDISVIPGVALKQVEVLRDGAAAQYGSDAIAGVMNFVLKDASEGGSITVSQGEYYEGDGAATTIDGNIGLPLTDDGFVNISAQYKTADATSRSVQRPDAAAIAAAGNTSIQDPAQTWGNPEINDDYTVFINSGFDINDDTHLYAFGNVSSREATGGFYYRNPHNRGNVYSNDGGETLLVGAVNGDQSTCAVVPANVPNVLDTPEYQAMVADPNCFAMNQIRPGGYTPQFTGKIEDMSFFAGVKGELGEWMYDASAGTGSNKASFGLKNSLNPSLGLDTPTDFDTGSYEQVETTVNLDFSRFVTLGGIEDISFAAGAEWRKESFEIGQGDEASWIAGPYADQGFNIGSHGFKGFGPESAGKNDRSNIGIYTDVEAYLTEDFLLGVALRYEDFSTFGDTLNYKLTAQYVATDELSFRASHSTGFRAPTVGQENVVNTQTSIVNGDLIQTFIAPPTNPLAAFYGGEVLEPEESVSYAAGLVYQYENLFLTVDYYNIEVTGRIAQSSQISVKASDYDALRAAGVEFPELISAVTFYTNDFDTTTQGVDIVGSYTTEMLSGDAKFSLAYGWTDTSVDKYDPETTDAGKVRRLEDGIPAHRATLTWGQSWDDLSMSVRANYFGEYYATHADDTSDWGSEVADAAVTIDLEVSYAVLDNLTVSVGANNIFDQEAQKLKDGTLGELGGVYYESGPFDYNGGFYYGRVNYRF; this comes from the coding sequence ATGATGCAATCAAAAAAATCTAAATTTGGTATTAGCTCTTTAAGCTTAGCCATTTCATTTGCACTTGCCGGAACGGTAATTAGCTCTCAAGCTTTTGCTGAAGATGAAGAAGCTGTAAACAAAGAAAATGTTGAAAAAATCGCAGTAGTCGGTTCGCGTGCTGCACCGCGTTCAATTGGTGATTCACCGGTTCCAATTGACATCATCAGCAGTGATGATTTAAAGAAAAATGGTTCAACTGACATGATCGACATGTTAGTGACATCTGTGCCTTCTTTTAACTCTCGTGCGCAACCTATTAGTGACGCAGCAACGCTAGTTCGTCCGGTTAACTTACGTGGTTTACCGTCTGACAGTACGCTTATTTTGGTTAACGGCAAACGCCGTCACCGTGCGTCAGTTATTGCTTTCCAAGGTGGTGGCATTAACGATGGTGCTCAAGGTCCAGATATTTCAGTTATTCCAGGTGTAGCATTAAAGCAAGTTGAAGTATTACGCGATGGTGCTGCAGCTCAGTATGGTTCTGATGCGATTGCGGGCGTTATGAACTTTGTATTAAAAGACGCCTCTGAAGGTGGCTCTATCACCGTCAGTCAAGGTGAATACTACGAAGGTGACGGCGCAGCAACTACTATTGATGGTAACATCGGTTTACCGTTAACTGATGATGGCTTTGTTAACATCAGTGCGCAATATAAAACCGCTGATGCGACTAGTCGCAGTGTACAGCGTCCAGATGCCGCTGCGATTGCCGCCGCTGGCAACACTTCAATTCAAGACCCTGCACAAACATGGGGTAATCCAGAGATTAATGATGACTATACTGTTTTCATAAACTCAGGTTTTGATATTAATGATGACACTCATTTATATGCTTTTGGTAACGTCTCTTCACGTGAAGCAACAGGTGGTTTCTACTATCGTAACCCACATAACCGCGGTAATGTGTATTCCAACGATGGTGGTGAAACATTACTCGTAGGTGCTGTTAATGGCGATCAATCAACTTGTGCGGTTGTGCCAGCTAATGTTCCTAACGTGCTTGATACCCCTGAGTATCAAGCTATGGTCGCCGATCCAAATTGTTTTGCGATGAACCAAATTCGCCCAGGTGGGTATACACCACAATTTACCGGTAAAATTGAAGACATGTCTTTCTTTGCCGGTGTTAAAGGCGAGTTAGGTGAATGGATGTACGATGCCAGTGCAGGTACAGGTAGTAACAAAGCCAGCTTTGGTTTAAAAAACTCTCTTAACCCATCGTTGGGCTTAGATACGCCAACAGACTTTGACACTGGTTCTTACGAGCAAGTTGAAACAACGGTAAACCTTGATTTCTCGCGTTTTGTGACTTTAGGTGGCATTGAAGACATTAGCTTTGCTGCGGGGGCTGAATGGCGTAAAGAGTCATTTGAAATTGGTCAAGGTGATGAAGCCTCTTGGATTGCTGGCCCTTACGCAGACCAAGGTTTCAACATCGGCTCACATGGATTTAAAGGTTTTGGTCCAGAATCAGCTGGTAAAAACGACCGTAGCAACATTGGTATTTATACTGACGTTGAAGCGTATTTAACCGAAGACTTCTTACTAGGTGTCGCACTTCGTTACGAAGATTTCTCTACTTTTGGTGACACATTAAACTACAAGTTAACCGCGCAGTATGTTGCAACGGATGAATTATCGTTCCGTGCTTCACACAGCACCGGTTTCCGTGCACCTACAGTCGGTCAAGAAAACGTAGTTAATACGCAAACATCGATTGTTAATGGTGATTTGATTCAGACCTTTATTGCGCCACCAACAAATCCATTAGCGGCTTTCTATGGCGGTGAAGTGCTTGAGCCTGAAGAGTCTGTTAGCTATGCAGCTGGTTTGGTGTATCAATATGAAAACTTGTTCTTAACAGTTGATTACTACAACATTGAAGTCACCGGTCGTATTGCTCAGTCAAGCCAAATTTCGGTTAAAGCAAGTGATTATGATGCATTAAGAGCTGCTGGTGTTGAATTCCCTGAACTGATTTCAGCGGTAACCTTCTATACCAATGACTTTGATACCACCACTCAAGGTGTTGATATTGTCGGTTCGTATACTACTGAAATGCTTTCTGGCGATGCCAAGTTTAGCTTAGCCTATGGTTGGACTGATACTAGTGTTGATAAGTATGATCCAGAAACAACTGATGCAGGTAAAGTTCGTCGTTTAGAAGATGGTATTCCAGCACATCGTGCCACTCTAACGTGGGGCCAAAGCTGGGATGATTTAAGCATGTCTGTGCGTGCTAACTATTTTGGTGAATATTACGCAACACATGCTGATGATACTTCTGATTGGGGTTCTGAGGTTGCTGATGCTGCAGTGACTATCGATCTTGAAGTGAGTTATGCGGTACTTGATAACTTAACGGTATCTGTAGGTGCTAATAACATCTTTGATCAAGAAGCGCAGAAGCTAAAAGATGGCACATTAGGTGAGTTAGGTGGAGTGTACTACGAAAGTGGTCCATTCGATTACAACGGTGGCTTCTATTACGGCCGTGTTAACTATCGCTTCTAA
- a CDS encoding thioredoxin family protein has protein sequence MATLMMILLLVIFSAVVLLIRAKIKGKSIPTLIIVMLIFMGICFAGVLAFINKGENYQAYQMLRWQPLQPEKIASYVAQGNIVFVDITADWCVPCQTNKANVLHREQVVNQLDQQHIILMQGNWTHADAVIEQYMGQQAVAGTPFNKVYGPSYPKGIELPKALIIDDLYQALSLVAQ, from the coding sequence ATGGCGACATTAATGATGATATTACTCTTGGTTATTTTTAGTGCCGTGGTGTTACTCATCAGGGCTAAAATTAAAGGTAAATCGATTCCGACCTTGATTATTGTCATGCTCATTTTTATGGGGATCTGTTTTGCTGGTGTGCTCGCTTTTATTAATAAAGGTGAAAACTATCAAGCTTACCAAATGCTTCGTTGGCAGCCGCTACAGCCCGAAAAAATTGCCTCTTATGTTGCACAGGGCAATATTGTGTTTGTTGATATCACAGCTGATTGGTGTGTGCCCTGCCAGACCAATAAAGCCAATGTGCTTCACCGTGAACAAGTCGTAAACCAATTAGACCAACAGCATATTATCCTCATGCAAGGTAACTGGACCCATGCCGATGCGGTCATAGAGCAATACATGGGGCAACAGGCTGTTGCAGGTACGCCGTTTAATAAAGTGTATGGCCCTAGCTACCCAAAAGGGATTGAGTTGCCTAAAGCGCTCATTATCGATGACCTTTATCAAGCGTTATCTCTAGTCGCCCAGTAA
- a CDS encoding LysE family translocator, translating into MTLSTWLGLLAICCLGAMSPGPSLAMVVRHTLGGGRLHGIVCAWAHSIGIGVYALVTLLGLAAILKASPVIFNTIAVTGAIYLAWMGMQALRSKGGMQQKLAAGQPTSLWIAARDGMAISLFNPKILLFFLALFSQFVLAAQTAIGQGLIVFTPLIVDGLWYTIIAFLLSHSAVLPKLRNQAKLIDRLSGVVLILLAMRVIYTLL; encoded by the coding sequence ATGACGTTAAGTACTTGGCTGGGATTATTGGCGATATGTTGTTTGGGGGCGATGTCCCCAGGCCCCAGTTTAGCCATGGTGGTGCGGCATACCCTTGGCGGTGGCCGATTACACGGTATCGTCTGTGCTTGGGCACATTCAATCGGTATTGGTGTCTATGCTCTGGTAACTCTATTGGGTTTGGCAGCAATATTAAAAGCATCGCCGGTTATTTTTAATACCATCGCGGTAACTGGAGCGATTTACTTAGCTTGGATGGGGATGCAAGCACTTAGGTCTAAAGGCGGAATGCAGCAAAAATTGGCGGCGGGTCAACCCACAAGTCTGTGGATTGCAGCAAGAGATGGTATGGCTATTTCATTATTTAATCCCAAAATACTCCTGTTCTTTTTGGCTTTATTTAGTCAATTTGTATTAGCAGCTCAGACTGCTATTGGCCAAGGTTTAATTGTGTTTACGCCATTAATCGTTGATGGATTATGGTACACCATTATTGCATTTTTGTTGTCTCATTCTGCCGTGTTGCCTAAGTTACGAAATCAGGCCAAATTAATTGATAGGCTTTCAGGTGTGGTGTTAATTTTACTCGCAATGAGGGTGATTTATACTCTGCTGTAA
- a CDS encoding DUF3144 domain-containing protein produces the protein MSEAKTELTMYQIADQFIALANQLSQQENDIGKVGTAMRFASARFNAFEASIKSANLAAEKDHALAWFSDEFKAMLKENLEDHIANPPIAAEQQEPESDDSVQMFKGV, from the coding sequence ATGTCTGAAGCCAAAACAGAATTAACAATGTATCAAATAGCTGACCAATTTATTGCCTTAGCCAATCAACTTAGCCAACAAGAAAATGATATTGGCAAAGTCGGTACCGCAATGAGATTTGCCTCTGCTCGTTTTAACGCGTTTGAAGCATCGATTAAATCAGCTAATCTTGCTGCGGAAAAAGATCATGCACTCGCTTGGTTTTCTGATGAATTTAAAGCAATGTTAAAAGAGAATTTAGAAGACCACATCGCTAATCCTCCTATTGCTGCAGAGCAACAAGAGCCAGAAAGCGATGACAGCGTGCAAATGTTTAAAGGCGTTTAA
- a CDS encoding prepilin-type N-terminal cleavage/methylation domain-containing protein, translated as MMPLHNNKNTPKNGFTLIELVVVIIILGIIAMIALPKFVDIGRDAKIATVKVTGGAFSSAITLAHMKWAAMGYSGPADNLAIFSQAGTDGQLDINQWGYPAQNYPPYEASPRLDNNNDCLSVWPTLLQDGPSVSISADKDISDYRAEYINPDQCRYYYNLLPLVSIYYDSRNGEVLIDSNPDS; from the coding sequence ATGATGCCATTACATAATAACAAAAACACCCCTAAAAATGGTTTTACCCTTATTGAACTCGTCGTTGTTATCATCATACTTGGGATTATCGCAATGATTGCCTTACCAAAATTTGTTGATATCGGCAGAGATGCTAAAATCGCTACGGTAAAAGTCACTGGTGGGGCATTTTCGTCAGCAATAACCCTAGCGCACATGAAATGGGCAGCCATGGGGTATTCTGGCCCGGCAGATAATTTAGCGATTTTCAGTCAAGCTGGAACCGATGGCCAACTTGATATCAACCAATGGGGTTATCCAGCACAGAATTACCCACCTTACGAGGCTTCGCCAAGACTGGATAATAATAATGACTGTCTCTCAGTCTGGCCTACGCTATTACAAGATGGCCCAAGTGTTTCAATTAGTGCAGATAAGGATATATCGGATTATAGAGCTGAATATATCAATCCAGATCAGTGCCGTTATTACTACAATTTACTACCACTGGTGTCCATATACTATGATTCGCGTAACGGCGAGGTCTTGATAGATTCAAATCCTGATAGCTAA
- the ung gene encoding uracil-DNA glycosylase: protein MTSHWQTLFEQQQSQPYYQDLMHFIASQRAANKVVYPPDDEVFAAFNLTPLSAVKVVILGQDPYHGPNQAHGLSFSVKKGIKPPPSLANIYKELTNDIDGFVIPEHGDLSAWAKQGVLLLNTVLTVEQGLAHSHAKAGWETFTDSVLKCLDQQASPIIFVCWGNHAIKKGRLITAPHHHVMNGPHPSPLSAYRGFFGCHHFSSINQLLINQGNKPINWQV from the coding sequence ATGACTTCCCATTGGCAAACCTTGTTTGAACAACAACAATCACAGCCATATTATCAAGATTTGATGCACTTTATTGCCTCACAAAGGGCCGCTAATAAGGTTGTTTATCCACCGGATGATGAAGTGTTTGCTGCTTTTAATTTAACGCCCTTGTCAGCGGTTAAAGTCGTGATACTAGGGCAAGACCCTTATCATGGCCCAAATCAAGCTCACGGGCTGTCTTTTTCGGTTAAGAAGGGCATAAAACCACCGCCTTCATTGGCTAATATCTATAAAGAGTTAACCAATGACATTGACGGCTTTGTGATCCCAGAACATGGTGATTTAAGCGCTTGGGCTAAGCAAGGGGTGTTGTTACTCAATACTGTGTTGACAGTAGAGCAGGGGTTAGCTCATTCACATGCTAAAGCTGGCTGGGAGACATTTACCGATAGTGTGCTGAAGTGCTTAGATCAACAAGCATCACCAATCATATTTGTGTGTTGGGGCAATCACGCGATTAAAAAAGGTCGATTGATTACCGCACCTCATCATCATGTAATGAACGGCCCACATCCATCACCCTTATCTGCTTACCGGGGCTTTTTTGGTTGTCATCATTTTTCAAGTATCAATCAATTATTAATTAACCAGGGTAATAAACCGATAAATTGGCAAGTGTGA
- the ispB gene encoding octaprenyl diphosphate synthase produces the protein MDLNAIRQLADTDMQAVNQLIYKQLESDVALINQLGFYIINGGGKRLRPLLSVLAARAVGYQGEHHLKLAAIIEFIHTASLLHDDVVDESTLRRGRETANALFGNSASVLVGDFLYTRSFQMMTELDSMKVLKVLAHTTNVLAEGEVLQLMNCNDPDTTEANYMRVIYCKTAKLFEAATQLAGVLANVSPEQEQALANYGKYLGTAFQLTDDLLDYTANSDELGKNIGDDLAEGKPTLPLIYAMENGSDTAKKLIRDAIEQSDGTKAIDEILVALGESGALVYTQEKAQAEAQKAIDALGVFPDNDYKQALISLAHLSVNRSS, from the coding sequence ATGGATTTAAACGCCATTCGTCAACTGGCTGACACTGATATGCAAGCAGTCAATCAGCTGATATATAAACAACTTGAATCTGATGTAGCCCTAATTAATCAATTAGGCTTTTACATAATCAATGGCGGTGGTAAACGTTTACGTCCGTTATTATCTGTATTGGCCGCCCGAGCTGTTGGCTATCAAGGCGAACATCATTTAAAACTCGCTGCGATTATCGAATTTATTCATACCGCGTCTTTATTGCATGACGATGTTGTTGATGAGTCAACACTGCGTCGCGGCCGTGAAACTGCCAATGCGTTATTCGGTAATAGTGCAAGCGTGCTGGTTGGAGACTTTTTATATACTCGCTCATTTCAAATGATGACCGAGCTTGACAGCATGAAAGTGCTTAAAGTCTTAGCCCATACGACTAATGTACTTGCTGAAGGCGAAGTATTACAGTTAATGAACTGTAATGATCCCGATACGACCGAAGCAAACTATATGCGGGTTATCTACTGTAAAACCGCTAAATTATTTGAAGCGGCAACTCAATTAGCCGGCGTATTAGCAAATGTCAGCCCGGAACAAGAACAGGCATTAGCCAATTACGGCAAATACCTAGGTACGGCGTTTCAGTTAACCGATGATTTACTTGATTACACCGCTAACTCCGACGAACTCGGCAAAAACATCGGTGATGACCTCGCCGAAGGTAAACCGACGTTACCGCTGATATATGCTATGGAAAATGGGTCTGATACTGCTAAAAAGCTGATTAGAGACGCGATTGAACAAAGCGACGGTACTAAAGCTATTGATGAGATATTAGTGGCATTGGGCGAGTCTGGTGCATTAGTTTACACCCAAGAAAAGGCGCAAGCTGAAGCACAAAAAGCCATTGATGCACTCGGGGTTTTTCCTGATAATGACTACAAACAGGCATTAATTTCATTGGCTCACTTATCGGTTAATCGCAGTAGTTAG
- the rplU gene encoding 50S ribosomal protein L21: MYAVFQSGGKQHRVAEGHTVRLEKLEVATGETIEFDQVLLIADGETVHVGAPLVAGGKVVAEVVGHGRGDKVTIIKFRRRKHHDKKMGHRQWFTEVKITAISA; the protein is encoded by the coding sequence ATGTATGCTGTTTTTCAAAGTGGCGGAAAGCAACACCGTGTTGCTGAAGGTCATACAGTTCGTTTAGAAAAATTAGAAGTTGCTACTGGTGAAACCATAGAATTCGATCAAGTTTTATTGATCGCTGATGGTGAAACAGTGCATGTTGGTGCTCCTTTAGTTGCTGGCGGTAAAGTCGTAGCTGAAGTAGTTGGCCACGGTCGCGGCGACAAGGTAACTATTATCAAGTTCCGTCGTCGTAAGCATCACGACAAGAAGATGGGCCATCGTCAATGGTTCACCGAAGTTAAAATCACTGCGATCAGCGCATAA
- the rpmA gene encoding 50S ribosomal protein L27, producing the protein MAHKKAGGSTRNGRDSESKRLGVKRFGGESVLAGNIIVRQRGTKFHAGVNVGIGRDHTLFALTDGKVKFQVKGPNNRKFISIEA; encoded by the coding sequence ATGGCACATAAAAAAGCTGGCGGTTCTACTCGTAACGGCCGCGATTCAGAAAGTAAACGTCTTGGTGTTAAACGCTTTGGCGGTGAATCAGTTCTAGCTGGTAACATTATCGTTCGTCAACGTGGTACTAAGTTCCACGCTGGTGTAAACGTAGGTATTGGTCGTGACCATACTTTGTTTGCATTAACAGACGGTAAAGTAAAGTTTCAAGTTAAAGGTCCTAATAATCGTAAGTTTATTAGCATCGAAGCTTAA
- the cgtA gene encoding Obg family GTPase CgtA, translating to MKFVDEANIRVEAGDGGSGCVSFRREKYVPDGGPDGGDGGDGGSVYLQANENLNTLIDYRFTRFHMAERGTNGRGRDCTGHGGSDLVLQVPVGTRAIDQETEESLGDLTSHGQKLLVAKGGFHGLGNTRFKSSTNRAPRQKTLGTPGEVRSIKLELLLLADVGLLGMPNAGKSTFIRSVSRATPKVADYPFTTLVPNLGVVNPRPGQSFVIADIPGLIEGAAEGAGLGIRFLKHLERCRMLLHIIDIEPIDGVDPVYSARAIVGELEKYSPKLAAKPRWLVFNKTDLLLDEELQGKIDRIVKELDWQGDVYTMSAYNRTGTEELSIKMLDYIRSLPAIVEEITPDADVEFKWDNYHSAEDEVVNEDYNDDFDDDFDDDDYDVEVIYQR from the coding sequence ATGAAGTTTGTTGATGAAGCGAATATTCGCGTAGAAGCAGGTGACGGCGGAAGCGGTTGCGTGAGTTTTAGACGCGAAAAGTATGTCCCAGATGGTGGCCCTGACGGCGGTGACGGTGGTGATGGCGGTAGTGTATACCTACAAGCTAATGAAAACCTTAATACGCTAATTGATTACCGTTTTACTCGTTTTCATATGGCTGAGCGCGGAACCAATGGTCGTGGTCGTGATTGTACCGGTCATGGCGGCAGTGATTTAGTTCTTCAAGTACCTGTAGGTACTCGTGCTATTGACCAAGAAACAGAAGAGTCACTTGGCGATCTTACTTCGCATGGACAAAAGCTTCTCGTTGCTAAAGGTGGTTTCCACGGTCTAGGTAACACTCGTTTTAAGAGCAGTACTAACCGTGCTCCTCGTCAAAAGACCTTAGGTACTCCAGGTGAAGTTCGTTCAATCAAGCTTGAACTTTTATTGCTTGCTGATGTAGGTTTGCTCGGTATGCCAAATGCTGGTAAATCGACTTTCATACGCTCGGTTTCACGTGCAACGCCTAAAGTGGCTGATTATCCGTTCACAACTTTAGTACCAAACCTTGGTGTGGTGAATCCGCGTCCAGGTCAAAGCTTTGTTATTGCCGATATTCCTGGTTTGATTGAAGGCGCTGCAGAAGGTGCTGGTTTAGGTATTCGTTTCTTAAAGCATCTTGAACGTTGTCGCATGTTATTACACATTATTGATATCGAACCTATCGATGGTGTTGACCCTGTCTATTCAGCTCGCGCTATTGTTGGTGAACTTGAGAAGTACTCTCCAAAGCTTGCGGCAAAACCGCGTTGGTTAGTCTTCAATAAAACCGATTTGCTGCTCGACGAAGAGTTACAAGGTAAAATCGATCGCATCGTTAAAGAGCTAGATTGGCAAGGAGATGTTTATACTATGTCTGCTTACAATCGAACCGGAACTGAAGAGTTAAGCATTAAGATGCTCGACTACATCAGAAGTTTACCGGCTATTGTCGAAGAAATAACGCCAGATGCTGATGTTGAATTTAAATGGGATAACTACCATAGCGCTGAAGATGAAGTCGTTAATGAAGATTATAATGATGATTTTGACGATGATTTTGATGATGACGATTATGATGTAGAAGTGATCTATCAACGTTAA